A region of Actinobacillus porcitonsillarum DNA encodes the following proteins:
- the mscK gene encoding mechanosensitive channel MscK, with the protein MQFYRRFFIILLCIAFSLPVRASQSQNQVAETSIRNQISALKTGTLDATSTDSQAQNLEATLRFVEQTKKQKQDMAALEKQISTLPQEVIALQNRTKAYKEESDSLSEKTYATLSLDALTQKQNELEAALQSAQVNFVDLDTRLANSRNLLKNNQKLLDENLARMQEINRVKNTTQSNQSLVDKWNAELAFLEENNRFNALLSNNAEKLISLDEAKRNEAIAKQQLIQKQLSILQETLNTKRLEDSQQKAQEVANQTIASSIENYLIKEELEDNQSLSQFLVQQTQKLNALSRDDLRMKNVLEGLTQTQRNIDEQISALQGTLVLSKVINKQKQALPTESFNKNLANSISNVRVHIFEYSQQRDELYNIDDYIKSITEHLEESLTEEENQALNKILKERQQLLDEIIKSLNSQLNISINIENNQKQSMAISDALQRKLQQQSFWVNSNNPFDLNWIKTFPSLAFAEIAELAKYVSFDNVHQNLLQMLVFTIAFLFVSFLLNWKKQAIKDRLAFIASRVNTLKNDSHWYTPEAMFWTILLALPSTLMFLAAYSLVAFLFLHDPISAWRWGLRLTLYWWFFATVLSLLRPNGLAYRHFGMPQESNRIFQRIIKQSIWIVGLLLVSSIPSQVDTIGYTHDAIGQVMSIIALALCLFVVRPLLNRGIKEYQNAKTEDGSKRNISLFKLLRLILIVAPISLIVLILLGYYYTAVYLITHLLNSYFVILFWVFGRYFAYRFVSISARRLAYRRLQEKRQKIREQQATDAQSNSKEDAKEEETIKLSVVNQQIFRVTDLIGWVVLFALLYVVWSDLLSVAYYLDGVILWESNDGTQVDSVTLLNLMRALLYVMVTYVLVKNIAGILEVTFFSRMRLSKGTPQTIITVLTYIIITIGSVSAFSALGISWTKIQWIFTALSVGLGFGVREIFGSFVSGSILLFERPIRVGDKVTVGQYTGIITKIRLRSTTLLNSDNMEVVLPNQAFVTDRFINWTLNNTITRLQILFKVSYDTDLERMKVLLLQAVSEAPKVLAEPKMEINLLRFGDNALEHELLVFVGELGDRTETMNFLQSRINQLFRENGIQFALNQLDVHLHSSENEPQQAVKMVENFAK; encoded by the coding sequence AATCAAATTAGTGCATTAAAGACTGGGACGTTAGACGCAACCTCAACGGATTCGCAAGCCCAAAATTTAGAAGCGACATTGCGTTTTGTCGAGCAAACTAAAAAGCAAAAGCAAGATATGGCAGCATTGGAAAAACAAATTTCAACGTTGCCACAAGAGGTTATTGCCCTCCAAAATAGAACAAAAGCTTACAAAGAAGAAAGTGATAGTCTTTCGGAGAAGACTTATGCAACACTTTCCTTGGATGCACTAACGCAAAAACAAAATGAGCTTGAAGCAGCATTACAATCGGCACAAGTAAATTTTGTTGATTTAGATACTCGTTTAGCAAATAGTCGTAATTTATTAAAAAATAATCAAAAATTATTAGATGAGAATTTGGCTCGCATGCAAGAAATCAATCGAGTCAAAAATACAACTCAATCTAATCAATCTTTGGTGGATAAATGGAATGCTGAGTTAGCATTTCTTGAAGAAAACAACCGTTTTAACGCATTATTAAGCAATAATGCAGAAAAATTGATTTCGCTAGATGAGGCAAAACGCAATGAAGCGATTGCAAAACAACAACTGATTCAGAAACAGCTTTCTATTCTACAAGAAACCTTAAATACAAAACGTTTAGAGGATTCCCAACAAAAAGCACAAGAAGTGGCTAATCAAACGATAGCAAGTAGCATTGAAAACTATCTTATCAAAGAAGAATTGGAAGATAATCAATCACTTAGCCAATTTTTAGTTCAGCAGACTCAAAAGCTAAATGCACTATCTCGTGATGATTTGCGAATGAAAAATGTGTTGGAAGGCTTAACACAAACACAACGCAACATTGATGAACAGATCAGTGCGCTTCAGGGCACGTTGGTTCTGTCTAAAGTAATCAATAAGCAAAAACAAGCGCTACCCACAGAGAGTTTTAACAAAAATCTGGCGAATTCAATTTCTAATGTTAGGGTACATATTTTTGAGTACTCACAGCAACGGGATGAGCTTTATAACATTGATGACTATATTAAGAGCATTACAGAGCACCTTGAAGAGTCCTTAACGGAAGAAGAGAATCAAGCACTCAATAAGATCCTAAAAGAGCGTCAGCAACTTTTAGATGAGATTATTAAATCATTAAATAGCCAACTGAATATTTCGATTAACATTGAGAATAATCAGAAACAGTCCATGGCAATTAGTGATGCATTGCAACGGAAACTTCAACAGCAAAGCTTCTGGGTAAATAGCAATAATCCATTTGATTTAAATTGGATTAAAACATTTCCTTCTCTTGCATTTGCTGAAATTGCAGAACTAGCAAAGTATGTGAGTTTTGATAACGTGCATCAAAACTTGCTTCAAATGCTGGTATTTACGATAGCTTTTTTGTTTGTCTCTTTCTTACTAAATTGGAAAAAACAAGCAATAAAAGACCGCTTGGCATTCATTGCAAGTAGAGTCAATACGCTAAAAAATGATAGCCATTGGTACACACCAGAAGCGATGTTCTGGACGATTTTATTGGCACTACCAAGTACGTTAATGTTCTTGGCGGCCTATTCCTTAGTGGCATTTTTATTTCTCCACGATCCTATTTCTGCATGGCGATGGGGATTACGTCTAACGCTTTATTGGTGGTTCTTTGCGACAGTACTTTCATTATTGCGTCCAAATGGATTGGCTTATCGCCATTTTGGCATGCCACAAGAAAGTAATCGCATCTTCCAACGTATTATTAAACAATCTATTTGGATTGTTGGATTATTATTGGTGTCATCTATTCCATCACAGGTTGATACGATTGGTTATACCCATGATGCCATAGGGCAGGTCATGTCTATTATTGCGTTAGCATTGTGTCTATTTGTGGTAAGACCGTTGCTAAACAGGGGGATCAAAGAGTATCAAAATGCGAAAACGGAAGATGGTTCTAAGCGTAACATTAGTTTATTTAAGCTCTTACGATTGATCTTAATTGTTGCGCCAATCTCGCTTATCGTGTTGATCCTATTAGGGTATTACTATACGGCGGTCTATTTAATTACGCATTTGCTTAATAGCTACTTTGTCATTCTCTTTTGGGTATTTGGGCGCTATTTTGCTTATCGTTTTGTTAGCATTTCGGCACGCCGATTAGCGTATCGCCGTTTACAGGAAAAACGCCAAAAAATTCGTGAACAACAAGCCACAGATGCTCAATCAAACAGCAAAGAGGATGCCAAAGAAGAAGAAACAATTAAGTTATCGGTCGTCAATCAGCAAATTTTCCGCGTAACGGATCTGATTGGTTGGGTTGTCTTATTTGCTCTACTTTATGTGGTTTGGTCCGATCTGTTGAGTGTCGCCTACTATCTAGATGGTGTGATACTGTGGGAAAGCAATGATGGTACTCAAGTAGATTCTGTCACATTACTCAACTTAATGAGAGCATTACTCTATGTGATGGTTACCTATGTGTTAGTGAAAAACATTGCGGGGATTTTAGAAGTCACCTTCTTTTCTCGTATGCGGCTTTCAAAAGGTACGCCACAGACGATCATTACCGTATTAACGTATATTATTATTACCATTGGTAGTGTTTCGGCATTCTCAGCTTTAGGGATTTCGTGGACAAAAATTCAATGGATCTTCACGGCGCTTTCCGTCGGTTTAGGTTTCGGGGTTCGTGAGATTTTTGGTAGTTTTGTTTCGGGTTCTATTCTACTCTTTGAAAGACCGATCCGAGTTGGCGATAAAGTGACCGTAGGGCAATACACCGGTATTATTACGAAAATCCGCTTACGTTCTACCACATTACTGAATTCAGATAATATGGAGGTCGTGTTACCAAACCAAGCATTTGTGACAGATCGCTTTATTAACTGGACACTAAATAATACGATTACACGCTTGCAGATTTTGTTTAAAGTTAGTTACGATACCGACTTAGAACGAATGAAAGTGTTATTATTACAAGCTGTTTCGGAAGCACCGAAAGTATTAGCGGAGCCGAAAATGGAAATTAACTT